A region of Rhodanobacteraceae bacterium DNA encodes the following proteins:
- a CDS encoding putative dye-decolorizing peroxidase (DyP), YfeX-like subgroup, with translation MKTSQSGIFGLGTASHAYLEWDLADGQQARDLVSAIASLREPRLTTGGVNLVAGFRPELWRSVAPDDAPAGLHGFNKEIAGMDGFVMPATQHDAVIWLSGSAYDVLFDVTHQVIAELKGLASVADETTSWAYRHNRDLTGFVDGTENPSLADAHEVVCIPQDRPGAGGTVLLLQKWIHDSAEWESLSVHDQEQAMGRTKPDSIELDDKPETSHVARTDQETFGHVFRRNMPFGTTTRHGTMFVGFCAEQRPLAAMLESMAGLTHGVRDALTRYTHPLTGAYYFVPSTERLRELGVPSNDR, from the coding sequence ATGAAGACGAGCCAGAGCGGCATATTCGGTCTGGGCACCGCATCCCATGCGTATCTGGAGTGGGACCTTGCGGACGGGCAACAAGCACGGGATCTGGTGTCCGCCATCGCCTCGCTGCGCGAGCCGAGGCTGACCACCGGCGGCGTCAACCTGGTCGCTGGCTTCCGGCCAGAGCTGTGGCGCTCGGTCGCGCCCGACGACGCACCCGCGGGACTTCATGGCTTCAACAAGGAGATTGCCGGGATGGATGGCTTCGTGATGCCGGCCACGCAGCACGATGCCGTCATCTGGCTGTCCGGCAGCGCTTACGACGTGCTGTTCGATGTGACACACCAGGTCATTGCCGAACTCAAGGGCCTTGCATCGGTTGCGGACGAGACGACGAGCTGGGCCTATCGGCACAACCGCGACCTCACCGGGTTCGTGGACGGAACCGAGAACCCGTCGCTGGCCGATGCGCACGAGGTGGTCTGCATCCCGCAAGACCGCCCCGGCGCCGGCGGAACCGTGTTGTTGTTGCAGAAATGGATCCACGATTCGGCGGAGTGGGAATCGCTTTCGGTGCACGATCAGGAGCAGGCCATGGGCCGCACCAAACCGGACAGCATCGAACTCGACGACAAGCCCGAAACGTCCCACGTCGCACGCACCGACCAGGAAACCTTCGGCCATGTCTTCCGGCGCAACATGCCGTTTGGCACCACGACCCGCCACGGCACCATGTTTGTCGGGTTCTGCGCCGAGCAGCGGCCGCTGGCCGCGATGCTGGAGAGCATGGCCGGCCTGACCCACGGCGTGCGCGACGCGCTCACGCGCTACACCCATCCACTCACCGGCGCCTACTACTTCGTCCCCTCGACCGAGCGCTTGCGCGAACTCGGCGTGCCGTCCAACGACCGGTAG
- a CDS encoding putative ATPase (AAA+ superfamily), whose translation MSLKPWREIAVPHEDVRKGTFVQAEFAADISRVHDHSATAEYQQPELFFQRTYITEGMAALLTSVARRLTRGEGDPVIQLQTAFGGGKTHTLLAVMHLVSGVPVAKLAGIPELLQKAGLDSVPKSTIAVLDGIKLSPNQPRRVDGATLRTLWGELAWQLGGAGAYAKVADADASGTSPGKDVLANLLKAHSPCVILIDELVAYLRQFEEGKSYTGGTWEANLTFVQALTEAMKAAPNAVLLASLPESDQEAGIGRGITALHTLEHYFGRVQAIWKPVGTEESFEIVRRRLFSEIRDSAAADAMCRAFADCYIEHADSLPGETQESRYHQRLCSAYPIHPEVFARLYEDWSSLQNFQRTRGVLKLMARVIHRLWQDNNQDPLLLPGSLPLYDRDVRTELTTYLGQGWDPVMEHDVDGDRSEPADLDARDPRFGAVQACRRAARTVFLGSAPGSVNQTARGIETSRVVLGCLQPGQQPHVYRDALGRLETRLTYLNKGNERWWLDVRPNLRREMEERKKRFADADVLDEIRTAMNRVMGPTSLGLHVFTPAADIPDEWSLRLVVLSPDQAWSRADSNAARDAAAAILRMRGDQPRQKQNRLLFLAAEADQVRHLKDTVRALLAWRSIESDGRELRMTLDNLQARQATQYREQTHETVLRLMRETFKWLVAPAQSPKRGGGMGDVEWEAYPLNPASPGLGREIDRVCAENELVVTQWAPVHLHNLLKRWFWKDDAPDVAAQDVWQKTCQYLYFPRLASSNVMRDTISEGAASREYFGLATAREGDEYRGFSFGKTAAIYMDALLLIEPAAATTYAARTQAATAGAEPASTSGTAATTGGGAADPAAGASGGGGTTATSTQPKRYYGVAELDPVKASLQFAKIQSELIGLFTANAATRVRIKVDIEAENPQGFDETTVRAGKENGKTLGLDSSSFE comes from the coding sequence GTGAGTCTCAAACCCTGGCGTGAAATCGCCGTCCCGCACGAAGACGTGCGCAAGGGCACCTTCGTGCAGGCCGAGTTTGCGGCCGACATCAGCCGCGTGCACGATCACTCGGCCACCGCGGAGTACCAGCAGCCGGAGCTGTTCTTCCAGCGCACCTACATCACCGAAGGCATGGCGGCGTTGCTGACGTCGGTCGCCAGGCGCCTGACGCGCGGCGAAGGCGATCCGGTGATCCAGTTGCAGACGGCGTTCGGCGGCGGCAAGACCCACACGCTGCTGGCCGTGATGCACCTGGTGTCCGGGGTGCCGGTGGCAAAGCTGGCCGGGATACCGGAGTTGCTGCAGAAGGCTGGACTGGACAGCGTGCCGAAATCGACCATCGCGGTGCTGGATGGCATCAAGCTTTCGCCCAACCAGCCGCGCCGGGTGGATGGCGCGACGCTGCGCACGTTGTGGGGCGAACTGGCGTGGCAACTGGGCGGCGCGGGCGCCTACGCCAAGGTGGCCGATGCCGATGCCAGTGGCACCTCGCCCGGCAAGGACGTCTTGGCCAACCTGCTGAAGGCGCACTCGCCGTGCGTGATCCTGATCGACGAGCTGGTGGCGTACCTGCGCCAGTTCGAGGAAGGCAAGTCGTACACCGGCGGCACCTGGGAAGCCAATCTCACCTTCGTGCAGGCGCTGACGGAGGCGATGAAGGCCGCACCGAACGCGGTGCTGCTGGCGTCCTTGCCCGAGTCGGATCAGGAGGCGGGCATCGGGCGCGGCATCACTGCGCTGCACACGCTGGAACACTACTTCGGCCGCGTGCAGGCGATCTGGAAGCCCGTCGGCACCGAAGAATCGTTCGAGATCGTGCGCCGCCGGCTGTTCTCGGAAATTCGCGACAGCGCCGCGGCCGATGCCATGTGCCGCGCGTTTGCCGATTGCTACATCGAACATGCGGATTCACTGCCCGGCGAGACGCAGGAAAGCCGCTACCACCAGCGCCTGTGTTCGGCCTATCCGATCCACCCCGAAGTGTTCGCGCGCCTGTACGAGGACTGGTCCTCGCTGCAGAACTTCCAGCGCACCCGCGGTGTGCTGAAGCTGATGGCACGCGTGATCCATCGCCTGTGGCAGGACAACAACCAGGATCCCCTGCTGTTGCCGGGCAGCCTGCCGTTGTACGACCGCGACGTGCGAACCGAGCTGACCACGTACCTGGGCCAGGGTTGGGACCCGGTGATGGAGCACGACGTGGATGGCGATCGCAGCGAGCCCGCCGATCTGGACGCGCGTGATCCGCGTTTTGGCGCCGTGCAGGCTTGCCGGCGTGCAGCGCGAACGGTTTTTTTGGGGAGTGCCCCCGGCTCAGTGAACCAGACCGCACGCGGCATCGAGACCTCCCGCGTGGTGCTGGGTTGCCTGCAACCCGGCCAGCAGCCGCATGTGTACCGCGATGCGCTGGGGCGACTGGAAACCCGGCTGACCTATCTCAACAAGGGCAATGAGCGCTGGTGGCTGGACGTGCGCCCCAACCTGCGACGCGAGATGGAGGAACGCAAGAAGCGCTTCGCCGATGCCGACGTGCTGGACGAAATCCGCACGGCGATGAACCGCGTGATGGGTCCCACGTCGTTGGGCCTGCATGTGTTCACGCCGGCAGCCGACATTCCCGACGAGTGGAGCCTGCGGTTGGTGGTGCTGTCGCCGGACCAGGCCTGGTCGCGAGCCGATTCGAACGCGGCCCGCGATGCAGCCGCGGCCATTTTGCGGATGCGCGGCGACCAGCCGCGCCAGAAGCAGAACCGGCTGCTGTTCCTGGCGGCCGAGGCCGACCAGGTGCGGCATTTGAAGGATACGGTGCGCGCGCTGCTGGCCTGGCGCAGCATTGAGAGCGACGGACGCGAATTGCGGATGACGCTGGACAACCTGCAGGCACGGCAGGCCACCCAATACCGCGAACAGACCCATGAAACCGTGCTGAGGCTGATGCGCGAGACGTTCAAGTGGCTGGTGGCGCCCGCGCAATCGCCGAAGCGCGGCGGCGGCATGGGCGATGTTGAATGGGAGGCGTACCCGCTGAATCCGGCCAGCCCCGGACTGGGCAGGGAAATCGACCGCGTTTGCGCCGAAAACGAACTGGTGGTCACCCAGTGGGCGCCGGTGCATCTGCACAACCTGCTGAAGCGCTGGTTCTGGAAGGACGACGCACCGGACGTGGCGGCGCAGGACGTGTGGCAGAAAACCTGCCAGTACCTGTACTTCCCGCGCCTGGCCAGCTCCAACGTCATGCGGGACACCATCAGCGAAGGTGCGGCCAGTCGCGAATACTTTGGCCTGGCCACTGCCAGGGAAGGCGACGAATATCGAGGCTTCTCGTTCGGCAAGACCGCAGCCATCTACATGGATGCGCTGTTGCTGATCGAGCCGGCTGCCGCGACGACGTACGCCGCGCGGACGCAGGCTGCCACGGCGGGCGCCGAACCCGCATCCACGAGTGGCACCGCGGCCACGACCGGAGGCGGCGCAGCCGACCCGGCGGCCGGCGCATCCGGCGGAGGCGGCACGACTGCGACATCAACGCAGCCCAAGCGGTATTACGGGGTGGCCGAGCTGGACCCCGTGAAGGCCTCGCTGCAGTTCGCGAAGATCCAGAGCGAACTGATCGGGCTGTTCACGGCGAACGCGGCCACACGTGTGCGCATCAAGGTGGACATCGAGGCCGAAAACCCGCAGGGGTTCGACGAAACCACGGTGCGCGCCGGAAAGGAAAACGGCAAGACGCTGGGTCTGGATTCATCGAGCTTCGAATAG